The Aminithiophilus ramosus genome contains a region encoding:
- a CDS encoding YebC/PmpR family DNA-binding transcriptional regulator: MSGHSKWANIKHRKAAQDAKKGVAFQKLVRAIMVAAKEGGADLAMNIRLKTFVDKAKEANMTNETIDRAIKKGSGGLDGENYEELYYEGYGPGGVAVLVESLTDNKNRTSSEVRFVFSRNGGSLGEAGCVAWMFERRGVIVVSGEGLDEDELMMNALDGGADDVENNGDGTFSIYCTPSAFSAVRETLSGAGYHIASSDVQMTPKNTVTVSERGTASRLLRLLDALEDLDDVQNVTANFDIPDEVMESLEA, translated from the coding sequence ATGTCGGGACATTCGAAGTGGGCAAACATCAAACATCGCAAGGCTGCACAGGACGCCAAGAAGGGCGTTGCCTTCCAGAAGCTGGTCCGGGCCATCATGGTCGCCGCCAAAGAGGGTGGCGCCGACCTCGCCATGAATATTCGCCTCAAGACATTCGTCGACAAGGCCAAAGAGGCCAACATGACCAACGAGACCATCGACAGGGCCATCAAGAAGGGCTCTGGAGGCCTTGACGGGGAAAATTATGAGGAGCTCTATTACGAGGGTTATGGCCCCGGCGGCGTGGCCGTCCTGGTCGAGTCCTTGACGGACAACAAAAACAGGACCAGCTCCGAGGTCCGTTTCGTTTTCAGTCGCAACGGAGGTTCTCTCGGCGAGGCGGGCTGTGTGGCATGGATGTTCGAACGTCGTGGGGTGATCGTCGTCTCCGGCGAAGGACTCGATGAGGACGAGCTCATGATGAATGCCCTTGACGGCGGGGCAGACGACGTGGAGAACAACGGCGACGGAACGTTCTCAATCTACTGCACGCCCTCAGCCTTTTCCGCCGTTCGCGAGACTCTGTCCGGAGCGGGCTATCATATCGCCTCGTCCGATGTCCAGATGACGCCTAAGAACACGGTGACCGTCAGCGAGAGGGGCACGGCCTCCCGCCTTCTCCGGCTTCTTGACGCTCTTGAGGATCTGGACGACGTTCAGAACGTGACGGCCAATTTCGATATTCCCGACGAAGTGATGGAGAGCCTTGAGGCTTGA
- a CDS encoding phosphatidate cytidylyltransferase gives MAEHNLINVNSIKRSISGIVLASLVLSGMFFGGLLWLLVVMVALMVSLWEFYVILATKAHVSKGIGLAIGLLFPIMAYRGFPLSAMLAMLAISSFITLFIEIVRRQLTGHSHAIFNLGSTLSGIVYIVLPWTFMILLRNQPWGLFLLVTLFACTWSCDVFAYFIGTRWGKTPFCQSVSPNKSWEGFLGGLVASLLCSGILAFLWEFPPLPLLLLGLLCGTAGQLGDLAESILKREAHIKDTGSLIPGHGGMLDRFDSILLNASLAFMIFEVIWL, from the coding sequence ATGGCCGAACATAATTTAATTAATGTTAACTCAATAAAACGATCTATTAGTGGCATTGTTCTTGCCTCACTGGTTTTATCTGGAATGTTTTTTGGTGGTTTATTGTGGCTTTTAGTAGTCATGGTTGCCCTGATGGTGTCCTTGTGGGAATTCTATGTTATTTTAGCCACAAAAGCTCATGTATCCAAAGGAATAGGGTTAGCTATAGGGTTGCTTTTTCCTATTATGGCTTATCGCGGTTTCCCTCTTAGCGCGATGTTGGCTATGTTGGCCATATCTTCTTTTATTACCCTTTTTATTGAAATAGTTCGTAGACAATTAACAGGACATAGTCATGCCATTTTCAACTTGGGATCGACGTTGTCTGGAATTGTCTATATTGTATTGCCTTGGACTTTTATGATCCTTTTAAGAAATCAGCCGTGGGGACTTTTTTTATTGGTTACTCTTTTTGCTTGTACGTGGAGTTGTGACGTTTTTGCCTATTTCATCGGAACCAGATGGGGTAAAACGCCTTTTTGCCAGTCTGTCAGCCCAAATAAATCTTGGGAGGGTTTTTTGGGAGGACTTGTTGCTAGTCTATTGTGTTCTGGAATATTAGCTTTTTTATGGGAATTTCCCCCTCTGCCTCTGCTGTTATTGGGTTTACTTTGCGGGACAGCAGGACAACTTGGAGATTTGGCTGAATCCATACTAAAGCGCGAGGCGCATATAAAAGACACAGGGTCTTTGATCCCTGGACATGGAGGCATGCTCGACCGTTTTGATAGCATCCTCTTGAATGCCAGTCTTGCTTTTATGATTTTCGAGGTGATATGGCTCTGA
- the nadE gene encoding NAD(+) synthase, with amino-acid sequence MNDFYRNPKELVKGITSWLEEHLAAAGAKGALLGLSGGIDSSLLAVLLRRVCGSSMAGLIMPCHSDPRDEKDARQLAETFDIPTERIDLGPAFDQLCTSLPPEDQKRATPLSLGNVKARLRMATLYAVAQPRGFLVCGTSNRVEWTVGYFTKYGDSGSDLLPLADLLKGEVLSIARYLGVPEGIINKPPSAGLWPGQTDEGEMGVSYDALDRYLAFGTATPEVLAFVKKAEIRSEHKRSFPPRCLLPGGDLSEE; translated from the coding sequence GTGAATGATTTTTACCGCAATCCGAAAGAACTCGTCAAGGGCATCACGTCTTGGCTCGAGGAGCATCTGGCCGCTGCCGGCGCCAAGGGGGCCTTGCTCGGACTCAGCGGCGGCATCGACTCTTCCCTTCTGGCCGTACTGCTCCGCCGTGTCTGCGGTTCATCGATGGCGGGACTCATTATGCCCTGTCACAGCGATCCTCGGGACGAAAAAGACGCGCGACAACTCGCCGAAACCTTCGATATTCCGACGGAGAGGATCGATTTGGGGCCTGCCTTCGATCAGCTTTGCACGTCCCTTCCGCCGGAGGATCAGAAGCGGGCGACGCCCCTTTCTCTGGGAAACGTGAAGGCCCGGCTGCGAATGGCGACTCTCTACGCTGTGGCCCAGCCTCGGGGCTTTCTCGTCTGCGGAACCAGCAATCGCGTCGAGTGGACCGTCGGCTATTTTACCAAATATGGCGATTCGGGGTCCGATCTTCTGCCCCTCGCCGATCTTCTTAAAGGAGAGGTCCTCTCCATAGCCCGCTATCTGGGTGTCCCCGAGGGCATCATCAACAAACCTCCATCTGCAGGGCTCTGGCCGGGCCAGACCGACGAGGGGGAGATGGGCGTTTCCTACGACGCTCTCGATCGCTACCTCGCTTTTGGAACGGCCACACCGGAAGTTCTTGCCTTCGTCAAGAAGGCAGAGATCCGATCTGAACACAAGAGAAGTTTTCCTCCCCGCTGTCTTTTGCCGGGAGGCGATCTTTCGGAGGAGTGA
- the dxr gene encoding 1-deoxy-D-xylulose-5-phosphate reductoisomerase: MALMKDSRQDVIRLALMGATGSVGSSVLDVCRRFPERFQVEVLAAHSNDSALLPLVYEFRPALVALYDEKAAGRICPDLPADVHLLTGPDSLREALGQVPLDHVVFATSGTEAIPALLDALDASLDVSLANKESLVVAGQWVMPHIRHPHQLRPLDSEHSALWQCLRGESLSSITKVWLTASGGPFLDFTPEEMKRVTPADALSHPVWSMGAKVTVDSATLMNKGIEIIEAMRLFSLPLAQVDAVIQRKSLVHGFVAFVDGAVKALVSQPDMRLSAAAALAFPERLLLEESLALPDPWLWNLSFEKLDGSRFPCFRLAREAALGGGGAPIVLVGADEVAVAAFLNGLITFTAIGDVVEATLSSLGGETPSTLEDALDLLDRSRQYARSFVCGSRAERRYLL, from the coding sequence ATGGCTCTGATGAAGGATTCCAGACAAGATGTCATTCGCTTAGCTCTTATGGGGGCGACAGGTAGCGTAGGATCATCGGTTCTCGATGTCTGCCGTCGCTTTCCCGAGCGCTTCCAGGTCGAAGTTCTCGCCGCCCATTCCAACGATTCAGCTCTTCTGCCTCTTGTTTACGAGTTCAGGCCCGCTTTGGTTGCCCTTTACGACGAGAAGGCTGCCGGGAGAATTTGTCCTGATCTCCCAGCCGACGTTCATCTTTTGACAGGGCCGGACTCCCTTCGTGAAGCCTTAGGACAAGTGCCTCTCGACCATGTCGTTTTCGCCACATCGGGAACGGAGGCCATTCCGGCACTTCTGGATGCTCTCGATGCCTCCCTGGACGTTTCTCTGGCCAACAAGGAAAGCCTCGTCGTGGCGGGACAGTGGGTCATGCCGCACATCCGACATCCCCATCAACTCCGCCCTCTCGACAGCGAGCACAGTGCCCTTTGGCAGTGCCTCCGAGGAGAAAGCCTTTCATCGATCACCAAGGTATGGCTGACAGCTTCCGGAGGACCCTTCCTCGATTTTACCCCTGAGGAGATGAAGCGAGTTACACCAGCTGATGCCCTCAGCCATCCCGTCTGGTCCATGGGAGCCAAGGTGACCGTCGACAGCGCGACGTTGATGAACAAGGGCATCGAAATCATCGAAGCCATGAGGCTCTTTTCTCTTCCCCTCGCTCAAGTCGATGCCGTCATCCAGCGGAAATCTCTTGTTCATGGCTTTGTCGCCTTCGTCGACGGTGCCGTCAAGGCCCTTGTCTCTCAGCCGGACATGCGCCTTTCTGCAGCTGCCGCCCTCGCTTTTCCCGAGAGGCTTCTCCTCGAAGAGTCCCTGGCGCTTCCCGATCCCTGGCTGTGGAATCTCTCTTTTGAAAAACTTGACGGTTCCCGTTTCCCCTGTTTCCGTCTGGCGCGAGAGGCCGCCCTTGGCGGGGGTGGAGCTCCCATCGTCCTGGTCGGCGCCGACGAAGTGGCTGTTGCCGCCTTTTTAAATGGCCTGATCACTTTCACGGCCATCGGCGATGTCGTCGAGGCGACGCTCTCGTCTTTAGGCGGCGAGACGCCTTCCACCCTTGAGGATGCCCTCGATCTTCTGGACCGTTCGCGCCAGTACGCTCGATCCTTCGTCTGCGGTTCTCGCGCTGAAAGGAGGTATCTCCTCTGA
- a CDS encoding arginine deiminase: protein MISRQLSKDIKSVFPWRMCPRAALLLLLPLSIFAVPLGLPLRMWYNGDIELNCIALTVHLIENGGETVEERERAFYVASEVGKLKRVMLHRPGRELERLTIDNKDELLFDDILWVEEAQKEHDAFADLLRDNGVEVVYFRNSFAQVLRDETIRSQVLDDTLAMEALDVPLGQALKRELMDFTPSDLADVLISGLTKAEAVALIGPCRSLVLDVLDPMAFLFRPLPNLYFQRDPHVFIKDGVIISVMNFQARRREPLYARYIYENHPYFKDLKILFGDNKNDAIPYNVEGGDVLVLSDDVVAIGISQRTTAGAVQILGRRLAQRVGVHTLLAVDIPKTRSYMHLDTVFTMVDRDAFTIFPGVSEAIRIWKLVYDDEGELLSLTESHDIGASFREALHLDAVRFIETGGGDPVAAARDQWNDGTNTLSIAPGNVVTYRRNVVSNRVLRENGIKVLEVRGAELGRGRGGPRCMSMPLLRDH, encoded by the coding sequence TTGATCTCCCGGCAGCTCTCGAAGGACATAAAATCCGTCTTCCCTTGGCGGATGTGCCCGAGAGCTGCCTTGCTCCTTCTTTTGCCTCTATCGATATTCGCCGTTCCTCTTGGCCTTCCATTGCGAATGTGGTATAACGGGGACATTGAGCTTAACTGCATAGCCTTGACGGTTCACTTAATTGAGAATGGGGGGGAGACAGTGGAGGAGCGAGAGAGAGCCTTCTACGTTGCCTCGGAAGTGGGTAAGCTGAAACGGGTTATGCTCCACAGGCCGGGACGGGAGCTGGAGCGACTGACGATCGACAACAAGGACGAGCTTCTGTTCGACGACATTCTCTGGGTCGAGGAGGCTCAGAAAGAGCACGACGCTTTTGCCGATCTGCTCCGCGATAACGGTGTCGAGGTCGTCTATTTCCGCAACAGCTTCGCCCAGGTTTTGCGGGATGAGACGATCCGCTCTCAGGTACTCGACGACACCTTGGCCATGGAGGCCTTGGACGTCCCTCTGGGGCAGGCCCTTAAAAGAGAACTGATGGACTTCACCCCCTCGGATCTGGCCGATGTCCTCATCTCGGGGCTGACGAAAGCGGAGGCCGTCGCCCTGATCGGACCCTGCCGTAGCCTCGTCCTCGACGTACTGGACCCCATGGCCTTCCTTTTCCGCCCTCTTCCCAACCTCTATTTCCAGAGAGACCCTCACGTTTTCATTAAAGACGGCGTCATCATTAGTGTCATGAACTTTCAGGCCCGTCGTCGAGAACCCCTTTATGCCCGCTATATCTACGAGAATCACCCTTACTTCAAGGACCTTAAGATTCTGTTCGGGGACAACAAAAACGACGCGATCCCCTATAACGTGGAGGGTGGCGATGTCCTCGTCCTTTCCGATGACGTCGTCGCCATCGGCATCAGCCAGCGAACGACAGCCGGAGCCGTTCAGATTCTCGGTCGCCGCTTGGCACAGCGCGTCGGCGTTCATACTCTTCTTGCCGTCGACATCCCTAAGACTCGTTCCTACATGCATCTGGACACGGTGTTTACGATGGTCGATCGCGATGCGTTCACCATTTTCCCCGGCGTCAGTGAGGCCATCCGTATCTGGAAACTGGTTTACGATGACGAAGGAGAGCTTCTTTCCCTTACGGAGAGCCATGATATTGGGGCCTCTTTCAGGGAAGCGCTTCACCTTGACGCCGTTCGGTTCATCGAGACCGGTGGCGGCGATCCTGTCGCCGCCGCCCGAGATCAATGGAACGACGGCACGAACACGCTCTCGATAGCCCCCGGCAATGTGGTCACCTATCGAAGAAACGTCGTTTCCAACAGGGTTCTCAGGGAAAACGGGATCAAAGTTCTTGAGGTCCGGGGAGCGGAGCTGGGGCGAGGTCGAGGGGGCCCTCGCTGCATGTCCATGCCTCTGCTACGCGATCATTGA
- the ispG gene encoding (E)-4-hydroxy-3-methylbut-2-enyl-diphosphate synthase has protein sequence MSRRSVSIGGLRVGGGAPVRVESMLVSPLSDGDEAYEELMALVNVGCELARVAFPQREDFGRLKKLNASSPIPLMADIHFDYRLALLAIEAGCRAIRINPGNLGGRNGLREVVSAARDSDVVIRIGANSGSVNNDQLRRASGDRALALVAAVEEQLEQLLDEGFEALILSAKSSSVHETLRANLDLASRHDFPFHIGITEAGPGLRGLVKSSVGLGLILSQGVGDTLRVSLTGPTCQEVEAGYALLRSLGLRCRGADLISCPTCGRRRVDVESLVRRMEPLLPSLPDGWTVAVMGCEVNGPREASHADVGVAGSPRGLLLFRRGIPLGEIPLESFEEVLLDLARQKV, from the coding sequence ATGTCTCGAAGATCGGTTTCGATAGGAGGCCTTCGCGTCGGTGGCGGTGCGCCCGTTCGTGTCGAAAGTATGCTGGTCTCCCCTCTGAGCGACGGCGACGAAGCTTACGAAGAGTTGATGGCCCTTGTCAATGTCGGATGTGAATTGGCCAGGGTCGCCTTTCCTCAAAGAGAGGATTTCGGCAGACTGAAGAAACTCAACGCGTCAAGCCCCATTCCCCTCATGGCCGATATCCACTTCGATTACCGTCTGGCTCTCCTGGCCATCGAGGCCGGATGTCGGGCCATCAGGATCAATCCCGGCAATTTGGGCGGCCGTAACGGCCTCCGCGAAGTCGTTTCGGCTGCACGTGATTCCGACGTGGTGATCCGCATCGGCGCCAACAGCGGTTCTGTCAACAACGACCAGCTTCGCAGGGCCTCCGGAGACAGGGCCTTGGCTCTCGTGGCGGCCGTCGAGGAACAGCTGGAGCAACTTCTCGACGAGGGGTTTGAGGCGTTGATCCTCTCCGCCAAATCTTCGTCGGTTCATGAGACCTTGCGAGCCAATCTGGATCTGGCTTCACGCCATGATTTTCCCTTTCATATCGGGATCACCGAGGCTGGACCAGGCCTTCGCGGTCTGGTCAAAAGTTCCGTCGGGCTGGGGCTCATCCTCTCTCAAGGCGTGGGTGACACCCTGCGCGTCAGCCTTACCGGACCGACGTGTCAGGAAGTCGAGGCCGGTTACGCCCTTCTCCGATCTCTGGGACTCCGCTGTCGCGGAGCCGATCTTATCTCCTGTCCGACCTGCGGAAGACGTCGCGTCGACGTTGAAAGCCTTGTCCGACGGATGGAACCGCTTCTGCCCTCGCTGCCTGACGGATGGACCGTCGCCGTCATGGGCTGTGAGGTCAACGGGCCTCGAGAGGCCAGCCATGCCGATGTCGGTGTCGCCGGCTCGCCTCGAGGACTACTCCTTTTCCGCCGTGGCATACCTCTTGGCGAAATTCCGCTGGAGTCCTTCGAGGAAGTTCTGTTGGATCTTGCACGGCAGAAGGTCTGA
- a CDS encoding M50 family metallopeptidase has protein sequence MISLLSFLLVIAICVIAHEGGHYFAARWCDIQVHEFAFGMGPSLFSRKKGETLWSFRLFPVGGFVRLAGMEEEREGEEIVDERRTFPLKTPFQRFIVLASGASVNLFLAFFLTALLLWGKGVADLDSTKIGSLMEGFPAQSLGLEAGDEILAINGETLKNWNTLSALLQKEAAKGPIDLDVRRGESQFSIHASIPVDAAHGVPLLGIRPPVILYPFHKALLRAFSYVWHLGVDIIRGIVSWIFGHTDVTMTGPVGIAGMAGEAVRQGFWSFLSFLAVINLHLGILNLIPFPALDGGRIVFVLGEMILGRKMSSKWENAIHLAGFVVLIGLILLVTWSDLWKLAKTP, from the coding sequence CTGATTAGCCTTCTCTCTTTTCTGCTTGTCATTGCCATCTGCGTTATCGCTCACGAAGGTGGTCATTATTTTGCCGCTCGCTGGTGTGATATCCAGGTTCACGAGTTCGCTTTCGGCATGGGACCCTCCCTTTTTTCACGCAAAAAAGGGGAGACGCTCTGGTCCTTTCGCCTGTTTCCCGTCGGGGGTTTTGTCCGTCTGGCTGGGATGGAGGAGGAGCGAGAGGGAGAAGAGATCGTCGACGAGCGACGGACCTTTCCTCTAAAGACGCCCTTTCAGCGTTTCATCGTTCTCGCCTCGGGAGCGTCAGTCAACCTTTTTCTGGCCTTTTTTCTCACGGCCCTTCTGCTTTGGGGCAAGGGAGTGGCCGACCTTGATTCGACGAAAATCGGATCTCTCATGGAGGGCTTCCCCGCCCAGTCTCTCGGCCTTGAGGCGGGCGACGAGATCCTTGCCATCAACGGAGAAACCTTGAAAAACTGGAACACCTTGTCTGCTCTTCTGCAGAAAGAAGCGGCGAAGGGCCCTATCGATCTCGATGTTCGCCGCGGCGAAAGCCAGTTTTCGATCCACGCTTCGATTCCCGTCGATGCGGCTCATGGCGTTCCTCTTCTCGGGATTCGCCCTCCCGTCATTCTGTATCCTTTTCACAAGGCTCTATTGCGGGCCTTCAGCTACGTGTGGCATCTAGGCGTCGATATTATTCGGGGGATCGTCTCGTGGATTTTCGGCCATACCGATGTCACGATGACGGGACCGGTGGGCATCGCCGGCATGGCAGGAGAGGCTGTTCGGCAGGGATTCTGGTCTTTCCTGTCTTTCCTGGCCGTAATCAACCTCCATCTGGGCATTCTCAATCTCATTCCCTTTCCCGCTCTCGACGGAGGCCGCATCGTCTTTGTCCTCGGCGAGATGATTCTGGGACGCAAGATGTCAAGCAAGTGGGAGAATGCCATTCATCTTGCCGGTTTCGTCGTTCTTATCGGCCTGATTCTTCTCGTCACATGGAGCGATCTGTGGAAGCTGGCGAAAACCCCTTAA
- the argF gene encoding ornithine carbamoyltransferase, which produces MPVSLKGRHFLTLKDFTPQEIHYLLDLSRELKAKKLAGVRGNLLEGKNVVLIFDKTSTRTRCAFEVAAFDEGAQVTFLSNSQMGKKESIEDTARVLGRFYDGIEFRGFKQETVEELAAFSGVPVWNGLTDLYHPTQILADMLTLSEHVAKPLRQVKLVYVGDARNNMGNSLMIGSAKLGMHFVAVAPKELFPAESLVAEMRELAKETGATIELTESIDDGVKGADALYTDVWVSMGEEAHFEERIKLLHPYQINMEMVAKTGNPDVLFLHCLPAFHDLNTSVGREIFEKYGLKDMEVTDEVFRSKHSVVFDEAENRMHTIKAIMVATIGNV; this is translated from the coding sequence ATGCCTGTTTCACTCAAGGGTCGTCATTTTTTGACATTAAAGGATTTTACCCCTCAGGAAATTCATTATCTGCTCGATCTTTCTCGGGAGCTTAAGGCGAAGAAACTTGCGGGAGTGAGGGGAAATCTTCTTGAAGGGAAAAACGTCGTCCTGATTTTCGACAAGACGTCGACGCGGACCCGTTGCGCCTTTGAGGTCGCCGCCTTTGATGAGGGTGCCCAGGTCACGTTCCTGAGCAACAGCCAGATGGGGAAGAAGGAATCCATCGAGGATACGGCCAGGGTATTGGGCCGTTTTTACGACGGCATCGAGTTCCGAGGCTTCAAGCAGGAAACCGTCGAGGAACTGGCCGCCTTTTCCGGAGTTCCCGTTTGGAACGGCCTCACCGACCTTTACCATCCGACTCAGATTCTGGCCGACATGCTTACCCTCTCCGAGCACGTGGCAAAACCGCTGCGGCAGGTGAAGCTCGTCTATGTGGGCGATGCCCGCAACAACATGGGCAATTCTCTCATGATCGGATCGGCCAAGCTGGGCATGCATTTCGTGGCCGTAGCCCCCAAAGAGCTCTTCCCCGCAGAATCGCTCGTGGCCGAGATGCGTGAGCTGGCCAAGGAAACGGGAGCCACGATCGAACTCACGGAGAGCATCGACGACGGCGTCAAAGGGGCCGATGCCCTTTACACCGATGTCTGGGTCTCCATGGGGGAAGAGGCTCATTTCGAAGAGCGAATCAAGCTTCTTCATCCCTATCAGATCAACATGGAGATGGTGGCCAAGACGGGAAATCCCGACGTCCTCTTCCTTCACTGTCTCCCCGCTTTCCACGACCTCAACACCTCCGTCGGTCGGGAAATTTTCGAGAAATACGGCCTCAAGGATATGGAAGTGACGGATGAAGTCTTCCGCAGCAAGCATTCCGTCGTTTTCGATGAGGCGGAAAATCGTATGCACACCATCAAAGCCATCATGGTTGCAACGATCGGCAACGTCTAG
- the speE gene encoding polyamine aminopropyltransferase, with protein MIEPIAIRKNDLWFTEYQTNAMRLGLRITSILKNIKTDYQQLLVVETEEYGRALILDGALMFTDQNEFTYHEMMVHPLLSSHPDPRKVLVVGGGDGGCVREIVKHDCVEEIYLVDIDEEVIKASLDFFPAVSEGLRDERVKVLPMDALKFIKDHPATFDAIIVDSTDPVDFAVGLFEAPFYRDVAAALREGGMVVAQTESPFVNRDLLSHAFLQMGTVFPRMFLCWGAMPTYPTGSWTYSIGSLGPDPRTIRRSPSARTQYYSSDIHRASFVLPPFIKELLRANLSQ; from the coding sequence GTGATTGAACCTATAGCTATTCGCAAAAACGATCTGTGGTTCACTGAATACCAGACCAACGCCATGCGCTTGGGGCTTAGAATTACTTCTATATTAAAAAACATAAAGACAGACTATCAGCAGTTACTTGTCGTCGAAACGGAAGAATATGGCCGTGCTCTTATTCTCGACGGAGCTTTGATGTTCACAGACCAAAATGAATTTACTTATCACGAGATGATGGTTCACCCCCTCTTGTCATCCCATCCTGATCCGCGAAAGGTTCTCGTCGTCGGTGGGGGAGATGGAGGATGCGTTCGAGAGATCGTGAAGCATGATTGCGTTGAAGAGATCTACCTTGTCGATATCGACGAAGAGGTGATTAAAGCCTCTCTGGATTTCTTCCCCGCCGTCAGTGAAGGACTCAGGGATGAGCGCGTAAAAGTGCTCCCCATGGATGCCCTGAAGTTCATCAAAGACCATCCCGCCACCTTTGATGCGATTATCGTCGACAGCACCGATCCCGTCGATTTTGCCGTCGGTCTTTTCGAAGCTCCCTTCTATCGCGACGTTGCCGCCGCTCTGCGAGAAGGAGGCATGGTCGTCGCTCAAACGGAGTCGCCTTTCGTCAACCGCGACCTTCTCTCCCATGCCTTCCTCCAGATGGGAACCGTCTTTCCGCGCATGTTCCTATGCTGGGGAGCCATGCCGACTTACCCTACAGGAAGCTGGACGTACTCCATCGGCTCCTTGGGACCCGACCCACGGACGATCCGGCGATCGCCCTCCGCCAGGACGCAATACTACTCTTCTGACATCCATCGGGCCTCTTTCGTTCTGCCTCCTTTCATCAAGGAGCTCCTTCGTGCGAACCTCTCCCAATGA
- the nikR gene encoding nickel-responsive transcriptional regulator NikR yields MTTEDRIRRFSVSIPEGLLGEFDQWICEQGLPSRSEALRRLIRDGIARSNWEEEKGTLWGTVTVYFDHRGDGATHLNQLQHDHGHSIICTTHVHVDADHCLEVLVLNGSVQDIKAFLFDLSKIKGIESSMPVVSASETLG; encoded by the coding sequence GTGACAACGGAAGATCGCATTCGACGTTTCAGTGTCTCCATACCAGAAGGCCTTCTTGGTGAATTTGATCAATGGATTTGTGAACAGGGGCTACCTAGCCGGTCGGAAGCCCTGCGCCGGTTGATTCGCGACGGCATAGCCCGGTCCAATTGGGAAGAGGAAAAAGGTACCCTTTGGGGCACGGTCACGGTTTATTTCGATCACCGCGGCGACGGCGCGACTCACCTCAATCAGCTCCAGCATGACCACGGCCACTCCATCATCTGTACGACCCATGTCCACGTCGACGCCGATCATTGTCTGGAGGTCCTCGTCCTCAACGGTTCCGTTCAGGACATCAAGGCGTTTCTCTTCGACCTCTCAAAAATAAAGGGCATCGAAAGCTCGATGCCCGTCGTTTCCGCGTCTGAAACGCTGGGCTGA
- the uppS gene encoding polyprenyl diphosphate synthase — MSEDIVRVPVHLAIIMDGNGRWAQKRGLPRIVGHKYGVQAVEKIVRAASNRGIRYISLYAFSTENWKRPKTEVLGLMSLFKYFIKIKINELKKESVRLRFSGRLEDLSPSILDILRNGEESTRMGTKIDMIVCLNYGGRQEILDAVSKYIASDIALPLNENIFRSFLYLPDVPDPDLIIRTSGELRLSNFLIWQSSYSEFYFTDKLWPDFDEKELDKALVSYNERDRRYGRT, encoded by the coding sequence ATGAGTGAAGACATCGTTCGTGTGCCTGTGCATTTAGCTATCATTATGGACGGTAACGGTCGATGGGCTCAAAAACGAGGTCTTCCTCGTATTGTTGGTCATAAATATGGCGTTCAGGCTGTTGAAAAAATAGTTAGAGCTGCGAGTAACAGGGGCATTAGGTATATATCTTTATACGCATTTTCGACAGAGAATTGGAAAAGGCCTAAGACTGAAGTCTTGGGACTCATGAGTTTATTTAAATATTTTATTAAAATTAAAATAAATGAGTTAAAAAAAGAAAGCGTCAGATTGAGATTTTCTGGTCGCCTTGAAGATCTATCTCCTTCAATTCTCGATATTTTACGCAATGGAGAAGAATCTACCCGCATGGGAACCAAAATAGACATGATTGTTTGTCTAAATTATGGAGGTCGACAAGAAATTCTTGATGCTGTTTCAAAATATATCGCATCAGATATTGCTCTCCCTCTGAACGAAAATATTTTCAGATCTTTTCTTTATTTACCTGATGTCCCAGACCCAGATCTTATAATACGAACGAGCGGGGAACTTAGGTTGAGCAATTTTCTCATTTGGCAGTCCAGTTACAGCGAATTTTATTTTACAGATAAACTGTGGCCTGATTTTGACGAAAAAGAATTAGATAAGGCCTTAGTTAGCTATAACGAGAGGGACAGGCGATATGGCCGAACATAA